The genomic interval AACCGTCCACATAGCGGCTGTCGTCCCACACCGCCGGCAGCTCGCGCAGCAGCGCACGCACCTCCGGCGCGGCCCTGTCCACAGCCTCCGGCGTCTCGGCGTAGTGCTGGATGCCGGACACGAACAGCACCGTCTCGGCCAGTTCGAAGCCCGGCGTGGTACGGCGCTGCACCCTGTCGTTGAGCTTGACCATGGCCAGCGGGGTGAAGTCCATCGGGTCGAACACGTTGCGCGCGAACGGCAGCATCGCCGCATGCGCCGGCACCTGGTCGGCGTTGGCCTGCTCGAAGGTGGCGAATTCCAGCCCGCGCACCGCCTCCATGGTCATCAGGTCCGGCCAGGTGCGCTGCCAGCCGCGCGGCAAGGTGGCGCCGTGGAAGTTGAGCATCAGCCCGTACGGCGCGGCGTCCTGCAGGATGTCCAGGTAGTAGCCGATCATCGACTGCCCGTCGCCGCCGAAGAAATCGATCTTCACCCCGGCCACGCCCAGCGCCTTGAGCCGTTCGAACTCGCGGATGCGGCTGGCGTGGGTCAGCATGCGGTCGCGCGGGGTCTGCGGCGCGTCGTTCCAGCTGCCGGCCGAGTTGTACCAGAGCAGGATGGCCACCTGCTTGCCGCGCGCGTAGGCGATCAGTTCGCGCAGCTTGTCCTCGCCGATCTGCGTATCCCACAGCGCATCGATCAAGGTGTAGCGCCAGCCCATGCGCGCGGCGAAATCGATGTAGCGCTTCTGCACCTCGAAGGTGGTGGCGCCGTCGCCGAGCAGCGGCCAGCTCCACGCCGCCTTGCCCGGCTGCGGCGGCGCGACCGGCGGCTTTGCGGGCGGATCGGCCAGGTCGGTACCGAGCGTGGACTCGGCGATGGTCTTCAGGCTGCCGACCGCGACGATGCGCCACGGCGAGCGCCACGGCAGCGCGAAGTGCGGATTGGCGGGTCCGCCGGGAAACACTTCGCGCGGGTCGGGCATGCCGATCGCGTACTCGCCGCGCACGTCGGCGACATCGCGCAGGCGGCTGCCGGCATGGCCGCGACCGAGCGCGCCCTCGCTAAGCAGGACCCAGTCCGCCTCATGCCGGAACAGCGCCGGATACACCCA from Xanthomonas sp. DAR 34887 carries:
- a CDS encoding glycoside hydrolase family 97 protein; amino-acid sequence: MGKEPAVLSRWRRACATIAAACALLLCALPVLAAERMVGDVLSPDATLRAEVSVDDAGSAHYRVLRDGREVLLRSRLGLVRDDADFSKGLRLLAVSPVEPVHDRYELLTGKRRLNDYHANRRVFSWRGANGERLQIEFQVSDDGVAFRYAFPQRDPKIRELREDATTFRFAAATRAWLQPMSPAKTGFGRTNPSYEEYYLQDVDVGTPSPLAAGWVYPALFRHEADWVLLSEGALGRGHAGSRLRDVADVRGEYAIGMPDPREVFPGGPANPHFALPWRSPWRIVAVGSLKTIAESTLGTDLADPPAKPPVAPPQPGKAAWSWPLLGDGATTFEVQKRYIDFAARMGWRYTLIDALWDTQIGEDKLRELIAYARGKQVAILLWYNSAGSWNDAPQTPRDRMLTHASRIREFERLKALGVAGVKIDFFGGDGQSMIGYYLDILQDAAPYGLMLNFHGATLPRGWQRTWPDLMTMEAVRGLEFATFEQANADQVPAHAAMLPFARNVFDPMDFTPLAMVKLNDRVQRRTTPGFELAETVLFVSGIQHYAETPEAVDRAAPEVRALLRELPAVWDDSRYVDGYPGRFAVFARRGGTRWYVAGINADAQPRTLRLNLAELGVAGRGARLIVDGDGPLGLASRRIDVGPTQTVEVALPARGGFVLQFD